Part of the Phycisphaerae bacterium RAS1 genome, TATCGGCGTCGCCGACGTGGCGGCGGCGACGCTCAGCCGCCTGCCCGTCCGCGTCACGCTAAGCGGTTCGACCGATCGGAAGGGGGACATTAGTTTCGAAATCGTGTCGCCGCCCGCCGCCGGCTCGCTCAGCGCCATTACGCCCATCGATGGGCGCACCGCGGAGGTGACGTATACTCCGCCGGTCGATTTCAGCGGGAAGGCTCAGTTCAGCTATCGGGCCGTGAGCGGCGAGTCGACGTCAGACACCGCCACGGTCGTGATCGACGTGCATCCCGCGCCCTGTTTCCAGATCGACCGGACCAGCGGCCCGGCGCCGCTGACCGTCACCGTCGAGCTCGTCGGTGCGAACGCAGCGCTTTTCGGCGACGAGCAACTGACCTGGATGTTCGGCTCCACGGAGCAGCGCGGAGACCTGGCTACGCACGCACGACGACAGTTCACCTTCGACCGGCCGGGCGTCTACTCGGTCTCGCTGCTGCTGGCGACCGTCGGACTGACGCTGCCCGCGTGCCGCAGCGAGGGAAGCGGCGAGTCCGCCGGCATGGCGCGCGTCGCGGTCTTCGCAAGCATCCGCGGCGCCGTGCGCTCCACCGCCGGCCAGCTCCTTGCAGACGTGGCGCTGCAGCGCGACGGCTCCAACGAGGAATTCCGCACGGATGCCGACGGCGCCTTCGTCATCCCCGTGCCGCCGGGCTGGTCCGGCGCCGTTCGCCCGATCGGCGGCGTCTTCTCGCCCGGCCGCCGCGAATTCAGCAATGTGACGTCCGACATCGTCGGCGTCGACTTCGTCCGCCTCGCGTCGGACACCTCCGTGTACGTGCACGGCGCGGTTCGCAATCCAGCCGGAACAGGCATCGCCGGCGCGCGCGTAACCACGCCCGACGAGCAGCATTTCACGGACACGGGCGCGGATGGAACGTACGTGCTGGCCGTCCCGTTCGGGTTCAGCGGCCAGATTCAGGCCATTCCGACCAGCGGCATGCACGCCAGCCCGCCTTTTCGCAGTTTCGACGAGCTGATCGCCGACGAGTTCGGGCAGGACTTCACCTTCTCGCCCAACGAGCCGCCGGTCGCCGCCATTCAAGACAACCCGCCCGCCACCGACTTCGACCGCGACGGGCGCGAGACGGTGACGTTCGACGGCAGCAGCAGCTTCGATCCCGACGGGGTGATCGACGCCTACCGCTGGTCGGTCGACGGACAACTCGTGCAGGAAGGGTCCCTGGCGCGCCTGACGCGCTCCCTCACCGTCGGCACGCACACGATCCGGCTCGAAGTGACCGATGATTCCGGCGAATCGGACGTGTTCGAAGTGCAGCAGCGCGTCGACGCGGCGCCGGTGCTGGTCATCACGCCCGCCCAACCCACAACCTTCGTGTTCGACGGCGCAATCGATGCGCCGTTTTCGCCCGCTTCATACTCGCTTACTCTGACGAACGCCGGCGGCGACATCGTCGACTGGGGCGCCGAAAACCCGGCCCCCTGGCTGCGCGTCATCCCGCCCAACGGCTCGCTTGAAGCCGGCCAATCGATCAACGTCAGCGTCTCGCTCGTCGACGCGACGGTGCAGACGATGTCCGTCGGCACCTACACCACCACCATTCGCTTCTCCAGCGCCGCCGATGAAAGCACCAGCGAGCCGCGCAGCGTCCGTCTGCAAGTCGCCTGGCAGCCGCAGCCGAACTCGCCCCTGGGCACCAACCTCGCCCCGCCGGACTACTGGAGCACGGCCTGCGTGTTCAAGAACATGATCCGCGGCGGCGGCACGTTTGAGCTGGTGAACTCCTCCAATCAACAGCTCGTGAACGAAACGATGACGGCGGACGCCGACGGCTATCCCACGCAGCTCGCCGCCAATCGCTGGTGCCGGCTGTACCTGGGCCTGGGATCGTTCGGACACTACCCGGCCGGCGATTACGTGGCGCTCTACGACGGCGCGGGCACGCTGAGCTTCGACGTCGACGCCAGCGACTGCCTCCGGACGCGCGAGGGGCGCTACACCTTCCGCGTGAACACCCCCTCCGCGCAGGGCATTCGCATGTTCATCAAGACCACCCAGCCGGGCAACCACCTGCGCAACCTGCGCGTCATGGAAGCCCGCTTCGAAGGCGATGAGGCCTGCCAGTGGCACCCGGCATTCCTCACGAATCTGTCGCCGTTCCGCACAATCCGGTTCATGGATTGGATGCGCACCTCGCTGCGCGCCCTGGCCCGCAGCGGCGCCGCCCAGTCCGCCACCACCAATACCATCAAGCTGGACGCCGGCGCCAGCTCGCAAACCGGCGCCTACGTCGGCATGGTCGTGCTGACCACGACCAACTGGCAGCGGCGCGTGATCACCGCCTACAACGGCAGCACGAAGGTGGCGACAGTCAGCGCCGACTGGATCACGACCCCCGCCGCCGGCTCGACGTACTACCTCTACACGTACTACAACAAGACCTGGTCGGAAAAAGCCTCGCCCACCTATTACCGCCAGAACGACAGCAAGGTCGGCGTCCCGGTTGAGACCATGGTCGACTTGTGCAACACCCTCAATGCGTCGCCCTGGTTCTGCATGCCCACGGCGGCATCCGACGATTATGTCCGCCGTTTCGCCGAGTACGTCCGCGACAACCTGAAGCCGAACCTGAAGGCCTACGTCGAATACTCGAACGAAACGTGGAACGGCGTCTATCCCGGCTTCGACTACACCGCCGCCAAGTCAGTCGAGCTGGGCATTACCGCCGCCCAGTATCACGCTTACCGCGTCACGCAGATGCACCAGATCTGGAGCGACGTCTTCGGCGAACCGCGCCTGCGGTCAGACCGCGCCACCAGCCGCGTCGTCCGGCTCCTGGGGTCGCAGGCCGCCAACTACGGCGTCTCGCAGCAGGTCATGGATTACGCCGGCGATCCGCTGCCGCTGGGCGCGCCAAATCCATTCTCCGGCGGCAAGGCGGCCAAGGACTACGCCGACGCGCTGACCGTGGCTTTCTACTTCGGCAACAACGACAACCTGTTCAGCCTGGCGAATTTCGACAACCTGAGCGTGGATGCGCTGCTCGACAAGTGCGCCGAGCAGATCAACGACGAAGTCACGCGCACCGACAATCTCGGCTGGATTCGCATGAGCCTGCAACTGGCCCAGGCCCGCGGGCTGGATCTCGTCGGCTACGAAGGCGGCCAGCACCTCTCGACCGACACCACGACGCCCTACCTGCGCGGCACGGTGCAGAACTCGGGCGCGTCGAGCGTCTCCTTCACCACCGGTACGAGCGGCGCCAACGACGCCTATAACGGGTTCTACGTGACCATCGAGAGCGGCCCGGGCGCCGGACAGTCGCGGCGCGTCGTCGCTTATGACGGCCCGTCGCGCACCGCCACGCTCGACTCGGCCTGGACCACGCAGCCGACCACGTCGTCCAGCTATCTCATCCGCCACGCGCGGCACTACCGGCAGGACGAAATGAACCGCCACCCGCGGATGAAGGACCTGTACACCCAGATGTTCAACGGCTGGCGCAACCTGGGCGTCGACGCCAATGGCAAGGGCTGCAAGGTCTTCTGCCACTTCCTCGACTGCCAGCCGTGGCGCGAGTACGGCCGCTGGGGCGCGCGGGAATACTACGACCAGCCGATCTCGGAAACGCCCAAGGCGGCCGGCGTGGTGGATTTCGTCGCCAACAACGCCGCCTGGTGGACAACGCCGTAGCGTGTCGCCAGCGCGGGACGTCAGCCGGGCGCGAAGCGGCGCCGCCTGTCAGAACGCGAAGCGCAAGCGAGTAGTAGGCTGGGCTGAGTACTCGAAGCCCAGCCCATCAAACGACGAAACTACCGCGGCGCCGGAACCGGCGGCCCGACAAAGTGCTTCCACTCGCAGCCCAGCCCGTCCTGAATCATGTGTTTGGTGATGATCTGCCGGAGCATCCACGGGAAATACCCGCCGCGCTTCACGAAACCGTTGATCACCAGCGACGGCGTCGCCGTCAGTCCCAGCTCACGGCAGAGCGCCACGTCGGCCGCGACCGCGGCACGCGCATCTGCCGAATCGGCGCACGCGATCATCGCCGCGTCAAACCCGGCCCCCGCCAGCCGCCGCGTGACGCTTTCGCGCGTCACGTCCGCGAGCGCCAGCTCGTCAAATAACCAGTGATGCAGCGGCCAGAAGCGCCCCTCGCGATGCGCGCAGGCGCCCAGCGCCGCCAGCCAGCAGGCGTCCGGATGAGTGTCCTCCTCGATCGCCGGGTTGCACGTCTTGCTGATGGGCGACTGAACGAAGATCAGCCGCAGCTTGGTCGGATGGGCGACGCGCAGCTCTTCGAGCAGATTGGCGATGGAGCGGCAGTAGGGGCACTGAAAATCGCCGGCCACCGCGATGTAGATGGGCGCCTCCAGCGGTCCAATCGCCGGCTGATCGGCGAAGCGTCCCATGTCGACGTCCGGCTCCCCTTCCTTCAGGCGCAACGCTAACAACTTGACCTCGCGGAGTCCATGCTCGGCCAGCTCGCGCACCGGCACCGTCACCGTGTAGAACGCGAAACCGGTCGCCGCAAGTGTCAGGAGCAGCACCCCCGTCTTCAGGGTCTCGCCGTAGTACTCCGCCAGATCTTTGCCCAGCAGCTTGCGCGGCGACGGCAGCATGTGTCGCCAGCGGATGGCGCCGCCGATGGCGCGCTCGCGAAGCCGGCAGAGCAGCAGCAGCGCGACGTTTACGCCGTACGTCGCGGCGCAGTTGAGGCAGATGACCTTGATTCGCGCCAGCATGACCCAGGCCAGGTAGACGTCGAGCGCGACCGCCAGGGCCGCGAGAATCGTCATGATCGCCAGCGCGGCTTTCTGGTCCGGCCCGCGCAGCACCAATCCGCAGATCGAGAGGCCCGTCATCACGATGTAAAAAAACAGCCCCCACGCGGCCAGCGGGAATCCGAGAAACCACGCCGATTCGTGGGCGGCGACAGCGTGGCAGTCGAACAAGCCGACCCCGCCGCAGAACAACCCCTGTGCAATCCCGCCCGCGAACACATCCAGGTCGTCGCGCAGCAGCACCGCGCTGACGAGCGCGCCGCAGATGCACAGCGCGGCAATGAGGAGCGATCCGGCCGTGGCAAGTACGACCCGATACCCTGAACCAACGGCCGCGTGTGCAATCGGAGAGCGGCTCACCGGCGCGGACGCGGCGGGAGTCACTGAATCGGTGGGCGAAGCGGGTGTGTAGTCCATCTACGGACCGCTGCGGGGCCGGTCGGCCCGGAAAACCCGGGCGATCGGCCCCACAGCATCGTCACGTCAATCGCTTGCGGCGCGGGCCAGAGAGCCGAGAGCGTTTGGGGTGGGACGGGCGTCTCGCCCGTCCCCACGGTCTACGGAACGGGCACGCTGCCCGTTCCACTCGAAAGAGACCACCGGCTCAGCCATCCGCACCGAAACGGCACCTAGGCGCTCGTCGAACCGGAGCGCCGCAGGATCCAAACCGCCGCGATCACAACCAGCCCGGTCAGCACAAGCATGCCCTCGGTCGTCGTGGCCGGAATCGGCGGAAGGTCTTCGATGATCAGGCCGTCAAGCCAGGGCTGCGGCGACTGCGGGTCGCCGCTGATGACCTGCGCGATCTGAATGATCGGCGGCGACTTGCGGATGCACGCAAACCCGCCGTTCGGCGGCGGCTGCTCGCCTTTCGGGGACTGCGAGCCGAGGATGCAATGCCAGTTAATCCAGTACATCTGCCGTCCGCGGCGCTGGAAGCAGACGCTCTTGTGGGTCTGGGTGCAGACGGCCCAGGTCTCTGAGGCGATCTTCGGTCCGGCGCCGCTGGGTTGATCCTCGGCCCCGCGCTGATGCGGCGCCCAGTCCCAGCAGCAGTCATTCGCGGCGAAAGCAGTCGAAGCGCCGAGCGACAACGTCAGCGCGGCAAGCGTGCCAATGATATATCTCATGTTTCAATCCTCGCGAAAAAACAGGTACAAACTTCGGTCCCCTTCAAGAACAGAATACGCGCGATGCAATGACAGCGCCGCGCGGGGGACCGCGAGGAAGCAGCGGCCGCAGACGCGACCACAAGCGAAGCACGAAATCATCGACCGCCAGCAGCGCCGCAGGCGCCGCCGGGGCGGATCGAACGGTTCTCCCTGCCGGGGCGGCGAGGCGCTCCGTCGCGGCATCCAAAACCCGCACAAAACCGGCGTTGATGTAGGCCACCAGGCAGGCGACGATGACGTAGCCCAGCAAATGCCCGGTGGACGTGAGTAGCCCGCCGCCGTGAGTGCCGACGCTCAGCACGCCGCCGGGAACCTGCGCGGTCGTCATGCTCAGCGCAAGTTCAAGGCAGGCCCATAGCACGGCCAGCAGCAGCGGCGCGAAGCCCAACTGCCGTCGCAGCGCCGCCGCCCCGCCGGCATACGCGGCCAGCAGCCCCGCCGTGACCCCGAAGCGCATCCCCGCCTCACGCGGCCCGTCGAAGTAAATCGCGCTGAGCATCGCTGCAAAGCAGCCGCCCCACACACACCCGGCCCCCGCCGCCGCCAGCGGCCGGAACCGGTAAATCGCGGCGAACAGCGGGGCCGCGGCAATCCAGGCCAGCGGCGCACAGGTGGGCGAGAAGCGGGCAAACAGCGCGATGAACGCGCTGCCGCACAGCGCGGCGACGACCAATGCCGCCTCGACCAACGGTCGTGGCGCAACGGTACGCACTTGGCAACGTGCGGTCGATCGCACGGCGATGCCTCAGCAGGTGCGCAGCCGAGAACGCTCGGCTTGGCGAAATCCGAATCTTGAAACGTGATGCAAACCGCGGCGAACGGAAGATCCGCGGCAAACTGCGCCGGGCGCGC contains:
- a CDS encoding Vitamin K epoxide reductase family protein: MDYTPASPTDSVTPAASAPVSRSPIAHAAVGSGYRVVLATAGSLLIAALCICGALVSAVLLRDDLDVFAGGIAQGLFCGGVGLFDCHAVAAHESAWFLGFPLAAWGLFFYIVMTGLSICGLVLRGPDQKAALAIMTILAALAVALDVYLAWVMLARIKVICLNCAATYGVNVALLLLCRLRERAIGGAIRWRHMLPSPRKLLGKDLAEYYGETLKTGVLLLTLAATGFAFYTVTVPVRELAEHGLREVKLLALRLKEGEPDVDMGRFADQPAIGPLEAPIYIAVAGDFQCPYCRSIANLLEELRVAHPTKLRLIFVQSPISKTCNPAIEEDTHPDACWLAALGACAHREGRFWPLHHWLFDELALADVTRESVTRRLAGAGFDAAMIACADSADARAAVAADVALCRELGLTATPSLVINGFVKRGGYFPWMLRQIITKHMIQDGLGCEWKHFVGPPVPAPR
- the lnt_2 gene encoding Apolipoprotein N-acyltransferase, which translates into the protein MVVAALCGSAFIALFARFSPTCAPLAWIAAAPLFAAIYRFRPLAAAGAGCVWGGCFAAMLSAIYFDGPREAGMRFGVTAGLLAAYAGGAAALRRQLGFAPLLLAVLWACLELALSMTTAQVPGGVLSVGTHGGGLLTSTGHLLGYVIVACLVAYINAGFVRVLDAATERLAAPAGRTVRSAPAAPAALLAVDDFVLRLWSRLRPLLPRGPPRGAVIASRVFCS